The genomic window TTCACGACGGTCTTCGTGATGTGGGCGTCCACGTCCATGGACGGCGCGGCCGCGAGCAGCACCTCGGTGTAGGGGTGGCGCGGATGATCGTACAGCTCGTTCGTCTCGGCCACCTCGACGAGCGAGCCGAGGTACATGACGGCCACGCGGTCGGAGATGTAGCGCACGACGCGCAGGTCATGCGAGATGAACAGGATGGACAGCCCGAGCTTCTCCTGAAGGTCGATGAGCAAGTTGATGATCTGCGCCTGGATGGAGACGTCCAGGGCCGACACCGGTTCGTCGGCGATGATGAGCTTGGGCTTCACGGCCAGGGCGCGCGCGATGCCGATGCGCTGGCGCTGGCCGCCCGAGAACGCGCTCGGCAGGCGGTCGGCGTGCTCGGGCGAGAGGCCCACGAGCACGAGCAGCTCCTCGATGCGGTCGTTGACCTCGGCCTTCGAGCACATCTTGTGGTGTAGCAGCTCCTCGCGCAGCATGGCGCGCACCGTCATGCGCGGGTTGAGCGACGAGTACGGGTCCTGGAAGATCATCTGGATGTTGCGCGCGCTCTCGCGCAGGTCCTTCTTCTGGAGGCTCGTCAGCTCGGTGCCGGCAAACACGACCGTGCCCTCGGAGGG from Coriobacteriia bacterium includes these protein-coding regions:
- a CDS encoding ATP-binding cassette domain-containing protein; the protein is IIDALMKKPRRYVSAVSDVSLSLNEGETLGLVGESGCGKSTLARTIIQLYKPSEGTVVFAGTELTSLQKKDLRESARNIQMIFQDPYSSLNPRMTVRAMLREELLHHKMCSKAEVNDRIEELLVLVGLSPEHADRLPSAFSGGQRQRIGIARALAVKPKLIIADEPVSALDVSIQAQIINLLIDLQEKLGLSILFISHDLRVVRYISDRVAVMYLGSLVEVAETNELYDHPRHPYTEVLLAAAPSMDVDAHITKTVVKGELPSPINVPKGCRFHPRCPFADEKCGTEAPKLRDLGGGHIVACHHPLSVTHASEEHDIPKA